One genomic segment of Merismopedia glauca CCAP 1448/3 includes these proteins:
- a CDS encoding MFS transporter, whose product MRTFTTIWFGQLVSTIGSYMTHFAITIWVWESTGKATSLALVLFFGYISSILANIVGGTIVDRYNRKLLIMVGDGLVALSTVSILLLLLTGQLQIWHLYFIEAVNGIFLEIQELAYSVAISTMVPKKHYTRASSMGSMLHYGSSIFAPALGGVLYYIIGLGGILAIDLATFGVAIATVAFLPIPQAEIESKTLTFKAVIQDAVYGWRYIYQNSFLLPLLLWGSLFWLIHDLGGSIYAATILARSGNDAAVLASLSSAAGIGGVVGAVIITAWGGSKNPINSFFGGMIGAGLSKTIFGLGQSASVWIPAQFCSSLNFPWLGSADDAMWMENVEAEDRGRVFAARSLIRLIVGAIASLMAGYLADSIFEPAMRSGGVLAPIFGGIFGTGAGAGMALFYTITAIALLAVGIGGFTVFKRS is encoded by the coding sequence ATGCGGACTTTTACTACTATTTGGTTCGGTCAATTAGTCTCGACAATTGGCAGTTACATGACCCATTTTGCTATTACTATTTGGGTTTGGGAATCGACTGGGAAAGCAACGAGTTTAGCTTTGGTTCTGTTCTTCGGATACATTTCTAGCATTCTGGCAAATATCGTGGGTGGAACGATTGTCGATCGCTACAACCGGAAGCTTTTGATTATGGTAGGCGATGGGTTAGTGGCACTTTCTACAGTTTCCATTCTATTGCTATTGCTAACCGGACAATTGCAAATCTGGCATCTATATTTTATTGAAGCTGTTAACGGAATTTTTCTGGAAATTCAAGAGTTAGCTTACTCGGTAGCCATCTCAACAATGGTGCCAAAAAAGCATTACACCCGTGCTAGCAGCATGGGTTCTATGCTCCATTATGGCTCTAGTATCTTTGCTCCGGCGCTGGGGGGCGTACTGTATTACATTATCGGTCTGGGGGGCATTTTAGCCATAGATTTGGCAACATTTGGGGTAGCGATCGCTACTGTAGCTTTTTTACCCATCCCTCAAGCCGAAATTGAGTCAAAAACTCTCACTTTTAAAGCTGTGATTCAAGATGCAGTTTACGGGTGGCGGTATATTTACCAGAACTCATTTTTACTACCTTTACTGCTGTGGGGGTCTTTATTTTGGTTAATTCACGATTTGGGCGGTTCTATCTATGCGGCAACTATTTTGGCTCGTAGCGGCAACGATGCAGCAGTTTTAGCTAGTTTATCATCGGCTGCGGGAATTGGTGGGGTAGTAGGAGCGGTAATTATTACAGCTTGGGGTGGCTCTAAAAACCCGATTAATAGCTTTTTTGGCGGTATGATTGGGGCAGGTTTGAGTAAAACTATCTTTGGTTTGGGACAATCGGCTTCGGTTTGGATACCCGCGCAGTTCTGTTCTTCTCTCAATTTTCCTTGGTTGGGGAGTGCGGATGATGCAATGTGGATGGAAAACGTGGAAGCTGAAGATCGGGGGCGAGTTTTTGCAGCTAGGTCGTTAATTCGGCTAATTGTAGGAGCGATCGCTTCTTTGATGGCAGGTTATTTAGCCGACAGCATATTTGAACCCGCCATGCGCTCTGGTGGGGTTTTAGCACCAATCTTTGGCGGTATTTTTGGGACTGGTGCTGGTGCGGGTATGGCTCTTTTTTATACCATAACTGCGATCGCTTTGTTAGCGGTGGGGATTGGCGGTTTTACTGTTTTCAAAAGATCTTGA
- a CDS encoding sucrase ferredoxin — MPETFCAAESLLNKEPIIGNGLDYRLYFLIEVAPPWSPNEFESKSIPENLRSLVEGMTNEDEDPEVQFLLIYNRELASGLTRLIIYERELGLSKGYLKQELNFILLEDIAPFVINYLAKNDRDKELQTSETRDILVCTHGSQDICCARYGNPFFKDALAVVSELGLSEVRVWQVSHIGGHRFAPTAIAFPDGRYYGRLDRDSLRAILTRSGDLDLLKRVYRGWAILPQPAQILEVELISIHGWDWFNYKVDSPIINGNEDGSFNDVEITYEVPNGDRYKYRAEVVVDASQTIYLKGSCDSQDLYPFPTYEVRNMHQIDLVAGG; from the coding sequence ATGCCTGAAACTTTTTGTGCGGCAGAATCATTACTAAATAAAGAACCAATTATCGGTAATGGTTTAGATTATCGCTTGTATTTTTTAATTGAGGTAGCACCGCCTTGGTCGCCTAATGAATTTGAGTCTAAATCTATTCCTGAAAATCTTCGTTCTCTAGTTGAAGGAATGACGAATGAGGATGAAGATCCTGAAGTGCAATTTCTGTTAATCTACAATCGCGAGTTAGCTTCGGGTTTGACTAGGTTGATTATATATGAAAGAGAGTTAGGACTGTCTAAGGGTTATTTAAAGCAAGAATTAAATTTTATTTTGCTTGAAGATATCGCTCCTTTTGTGATTAATTATCTAGCCAAAAATGACAGAGATAAAGAACTACAAACAAGTGAGACAAGAGATATTTTAGTTTGCACTCATGGCAGTCAAGATATCTGCTGCGCTAGATATGGAAATCCGTTTTTTAAGGATGCTTTAGCTGTGGTTTCAGAGTTAGGTTTATCGGAAGTTAGAGTGTGGCAAGTCAGTCATATTGGCGGTCACAGGTTTGCACCGACAGCGATCGCTTTTCCAGATGGTAGATATTATGGCAGGTTAGATCGAGATTCGTTGAGAGCAATTCTGACTCGTTCGGGAGATTTAGATCTTCTAAAAAGAGTTTATAGAGGCTGGGCAATTTTGCCTCAACCTGCTCAAATTTTAGAGGTAGAATTAATCTCGATTCACGGTTGGGATTGGTTTAATTACAAGGTCGATAGTCCAATTATTAATGGCAATGAAGATGGAAGTTTTAATGATGTAGAAATAACTTATGAAGTCCCTAATGGCGATCGCTACAAATATCGTGCAGAGGTAGTGGTAGATGCCAGTCAAACAATTTATTTAAAAGGTTCTTGTGACAGCCAAGATTTATATCCGTTTCCTACATATGAAGTGCGGAATATGCATCAAATTGATTTAGTAGCTGGCGGTTGA
- a CDS encoding ABC transporter substrate-binding protein, protein MFCRIKGLRFFSLFILGLFTVATISACDGRVPSQPASNLDGGFQIVKHAMGETKVPLNPKRVVVLDNAILDSAIALGVKPIAGAFYDNIPAYIKPQTQGMSNIGLESQPNLEKLLLLKPDLILGDKLSDGATYDKLSRIAPTVLAQGSGWKGEWKDNFRVFATALGKTKEADALLQKYDRRLSLFKQKMGDRLKQPISIVVSKPEEVVIYTSSSFPGSVVRDAGLSRPVSQNRDNPLIQVSLETIPDLEGDAVFLAAHPNVENSDAVLEKFMNHPLWSKLKAVQQGKVYRVNSEIWVGGRSILAANLLIDDLFKYLLASSDKVS, encoded by the coding sequence ATGTTTTGTAGGATTAAGGGGCTGCGTTTCTTTTCGTTATTTATTCTCGGACTGTTTACAGTTGCGACTATTTCGGCTTGCGATGGTAGGGTTCCTTCTCAACCTGCGTCTAATTTAGATGGAGGTTTCCAGATTGTTAAACACGCGATGGGAGAAACGAAAGTTCCCTTAAATCCTAAGCGGGTAGTTGTCTTGGATAATGCTATTTTAGATAGCGCGATCGCTTTGGGAGTAAAACCGATTGCTGGGGCTTTTTACGACAATATTCCGGCTTACATTAAACCTCAAACCCAAGGGATGAGTAATATCGGTCTGGAATCTCAACCAAATTTAGAAAAGCTGCTGTTATTGAAGCCAGATCTGATTTTAGGCGATAAGCTATCGGATGGGGCGACTTATGACAAGTTATCGAGGATTGCACCTACGGTATTGGCTCAAGGTAGCGGTTGGAAGGGGGAATGGAAAGATAATTTTCGCGTTTTTGCAACTGCATTGGGGAAAACGAAGGAAGCTGATGCGTTACTGCAAAAGTACGATCGCCGCCTGAGTCTATTTAAACAGAAGATGGGCGATCGCCTGAAGCAACCCATTTCTATAGTAGTTTCTAAGCCGGAAGAAGTTGTAATTTACACTAGCAGTTCTTTTCCTGGGTCAGTCGTTCGAGATGCTGGTTTATCTCGTCCAGTCAGCCAAAATCGAGACAATCCTTTAATTCAAGTTTCTTTAGAGACGATTCCCGATTTGGAAGGCGATGCGGTTTTTTTGGCGGCTCATCCTAACGTTGAAAATAGCGATGCTGTTTTAGAAAAGTTTATGAATCATCCTTTGTGGTCTAAACTCAAAGCCGTCCAGCAAGGAAAAGTTTACCGCGTTAATAGTGAAATTTGGGTGGGTGGACGCAGTATTTTAGCAGCTAATCTTTTAATAGATGACTTGTTTAAATATCTGCTGGCTTCGTCAGATAAAGTTAGTTGA